From Caulobacter segnis, a single genomic window includes:
- a CDS encoding response regulator has translation MVSILTVDDSASIRQAIKIALSGEGYTVTEAVDGQDGLDKGAAGGFDLIVTDLNMPVMNGLQMIRELRKRPAGAGVPILFLTTESDAEIKAQAKAAGATGWLTKPFDPEQLVRVVKKVLAK, from the coding sequence ATGGTCAGCATTCTCACGGTGGACGATTCCGCGAGCATCCGTCAGGCGATCAAGATCGCGCTGAGCGGCGAAGGCTACACCGTCACCGAGGCCGTCGATGGCCAGGACGGCCTGGACAAGGGCGCGGCGGGCGGCTTCGACCTGATCGTCACCGACCTGAACATGCCTGTCATGAATGGGCTGCAGATGATCCGCGAGCTGCGCAAGCGCCCGGCCGGCGCCGGCGTGCCGATCCTGTTCCTGACCACCGAATCCGACGCCGAGATCAAGGCGCAGGCCAAGGCGGCCGGGGCCACCGGCTGGCTGACCAAGCCCTTCGATCCCGAGCAACTAGTCCGGGTCGTCAAGAAGGTCCTCGCCAAGTGA
- a CDS encoding chemotaxis protein CheA: MSGQDPVEIFRQEAQELFEVIEQGLLDLAHRPGDRDLVDAVFRGLHTLKGSGAMFGFDALAAFTHHCETAFDRVRKGEVAATSELVGAVLACQDHMRALAEGRSAEQAEGDALLAELHRVVASAGGAEAALAAAPAAASPISPDLNTWRVKFSLPADALVNGARPLPLLDELRELGDCTVAAITDKIPDLDALVATECHLAWDVTLVTKHGRDAIEDVFIFVIDDMTLEIQDLTAAPVEAVAEVVVEAAPVAQTTQAAAPVEAANEGRAAKTSGDTVRVPAERLDEMMDRVGELVIAQSRLKQLAASSSDIALRAVAEEIERLAAEMRDTMMVVRMVPIAQLFGRFRRLIHDLARDTGKSITLSTEGEATELDKTVIERLADPLIHLIRNSADHGLETPEQRRAAGKSETGHIVLAARQSGAEVVITITDDGRGVDRARVRAKAEENGLIQPGQVLSDNELLQLIFAPGFSTAAAITNLSGRGVGMDVVKKTIEGLRGAIEITSTPGHGSVVSLRIPLTLAIIDGLLVRVGSGRYVIPLSSVEECVELSVEQDVRSAGRSLITLRDQLVPFIRLRQMFKTGLAPDPHQKIVVVSTGGHERVGLVVDQILGDHQTVIKPLSSFHADVGAFSGATILGDGGVALILDIGSLVAAGQRHDAQMRAAS; the protein is encoded by the coding sequence GTGAGCGGTCAGGATCCCGTCGAGATCTTTCGCCAGGAAGCCCAGGAGCTGTTCGAGGTGATCGAGCAGGGCCTGCTGGACCTGGCGCACCGTCCGGGCGACCGGGATCTGGTCGATGCGGTGTTCCGCGGGCTCCACACCCTGAAGGGCTCGGGCGCGATGTTCGGCTTCGACGCCCTGGCCGCCTTCACCCATCACTGCGAAACCGCCTTCGACCGCGTCCGCAAGGGCGAGGTCGCCGCGACCTCCGAACTGGTCGGCGCCGTCCTGGCTTGTCAGGACCACATGCGCGCCCTGGCCGAGGGCCGTTCCGCCGAGCAGGCCGAGGGTGACGCCTTGCTGGCCGAGCTGCACCGCGTGGTCGCCAGCGCCGGTGGAGCGGAGGCTGCGCTTGCCGCCGCTCCCGCCGCTGCTTCTCCCATTTCTCCGGACCTCAACACCTGGCGCGTGAAGTTTAGCCTGCCAGCCGACGCCCTGGTCAACGGCGCCCGCCCCCTGCCGCTGCTGGACGAACTGCGCGAGCTGGGCGACTGCACGGTCGCGGCCATCACCGACAAGATCCCCGATCTGGACGCCCTGGTCGCGACCGAGTGCCACTTGGCCTGGGACGTGACCCTGGTCACCAAGCACGGCCGTGACGCGATCGAGGATGTCTTCATCTTCGTCATCGACGACATGACCCTGGAGATCCAGGATCTGACCGCCGCACCGGTGGAAGCGGTCGCCGAAGTGGTCGTCGAAGCCGCGCCGGTTGCTCAGACCACGCAAGCCGCGGCGCCCGTCGAGGCCGCCAACGAAGGCCGCGCCGCCAAGACCAGCGGCGACACCGTCCGCGTCCCGGCCGAGCGCCTGGACGAGATGATGGACCGCGTGGGCGAGCTGGTGATCGCCCAGTCGCGCCTCAAGCAACTGGCCGCCAGCAGCAGCGACATCGCGCTGCGCGCCGTCGCCGAGGAAATCGAGCGCCTGGCCGCGGAAATGCGCGACACGATGATGGTCGTGCGCATGGTGCCGATCGCTCAGCTGTTCGGCCGCTTCCGCCGCCTGATCCACGACCTGGCGCGCGACACCGGCAAGTCGATCACGCTCTCGACCGAGGGCGAGGCGACCGAGCTGGACAAGACCGTCATCGAACGCCTCGCCGACCCGCTGATCCATCTGATCCGCAACTCGGCCGACCACGGCCTTGAGACGCCCGAACAACGCCGCGCCGCCGGCAAGTCCGAGACCGGCCACATCGTCCTGGCGGCGCGCCAGTCGGGCGCCGAGGTGGTGATCACCATCACCGACGACGGCCGTGGCGTCGATCGCGCCCGGGTCCGCGCCAAGGCCGAGGAAAACGGCCTGATCCAGCCGGGTCAGGTGCTCAGCGACAACGAACTGCTGCAGCTGATCTTCGCCCCCGGCTTCTCGACGGCGGCGGCGATCACCAACCTGTCCGGTCGCGGCGTCGGCATGGACGTCGTCAAGAAGACCATCGAGGGCCTGCGGGGCGCGATCGAAATCACCAGCACCCCGGGCCACGGCTCGGTCGTCTCGCTGCGCATCCCGCTGACCCTGGCCATCATCGATGGCCTGCTGGTTCGCGTCGGAAGCGGCCGCTACGTCATCCCGCTGTCCTCGGTCGAGGAGTGCGTGGAGCTGTCGGTCGAGCAGGACGTACGCTCGGCGGGCCGCAGCCTGATCACCCTGCGCGACCAACTGGTGCCGTTCATCCGCCTGCGGCAGATGTTCAAGACCGGCCTGGCGCCCGATCCGCACCAGAAGATCGTCGTGGTCTCCACGGGCGGACATGAGCGCGTCGGGCTGGTCGTCGACCAGATCCTCGGCGACCACCAGACCGTCATCAAGCCGCTATCGTCGTTCCATGCCGACGTCGGCGCCTTCTCGGGCGCGACGATCCTGGGGGATGGCGGCGTGGCCCTGATCCTCGACATCGGCAGCCTGGTGGCCGCCGGTCAACGCCACGACGCGCAGATGCGCGCCGCCAGCTGA
- a CDS encoding chemotaxis protein CheW: MTTELPTGPIEALTFDLRGETFALEAGLVREVLDLLPETDVPGAPPFVGAVINFRGRVIPLVDLRVAFDMETAEPTIDSRIVVIEHDLDGEPTLIGLRADKVHEVTSIAHDITEDAPRVGLKWRADFIRLLARRDGDVIVIPDLDQIFATRGQSSASVTSISSL; this comes from the coding sequence ATGACCACCGAACTTCCGACCGGCCCGATCGAGGCCCTGACCTTCGACCTGCGCGGCGAGACCTTCGCCCTCGAGGCCGGCCTCGTGCGCGAGGTGCTGGACCTGCTGCCCGAGACCGACGTGCCGGGCGCGCCGCCGTTCGTCGGCGCCGTGATTAATTTCCGCGGCCGGGTGATTCCGCTGGTCGACCTGCGCGTCGCCTTCGACATGGAGACCGCCGAGCCGACGATCGACAGCCGCATCGTCGTCATCGAACACGACCTGGACGGCGAGCCGACCCTGATCGGTCTGCGGGCCGACAAGGTCCACGAAGTCACTTCCATCGCCCACGACATCACCGAGGACGCGCCGCGCGTCGGCCTGAAATGGCGCGCGGACTTCATTCGCCTGCTCGCGCGCCGGGACGGCGACGTGATCGTCATCCCCGACCTCGACCAGATCTTCGCTACCCGGGGCCAGTCCTCGGCGTCCGTCACATCAATTTCTTCGCTCTAA
- a CDS encoding helix-turn-helix domain-containing protein, giving the protein MWRPVISKRKFKSDTFEAIHDNVAGMYRAGTIDKATMRDFDAACLTVPPMIEPAQIKQLRESNHVSQPIFARYLNTSESAVEKWEAGAKKPSGAALKLLAIAQKHGLQILI; this is encoded by the coding sequence GCAAGTTTAAGAGCGACACCTTCGAGGCGATCCATGACAACGTCGCCGGGATGTACCGGGCCGGCACGATAGACAAGGCCACGATGCGCGACTTCGACGCCGCATGCCTGACCGTGCCGCCGATGATCGAGCCCGCGCAGATCAAGCAGCTCCGCGAGAGCAATCACGTCAGCCAACCGATCTTTGCCCGCTATCTCAACACCAGCGAGAGCGCCGTGGAGAAGTGGGAGGCCGGCGCCAAGAAACCGAGCGGTGCCGCGCTCAAATTACTGGCGATTGCGCAGAAGCATGGGCTTCAGATCCTGATTTAA
- a CDS encoding MarR family winged helix-turn-helix transcriptional regulator — MKARNPPRSDPEGALLSGGVLDRLLGHAIRQAKFRVRDAFAEAMIGTGLTTQRFTALVLIAENPGLKQIDIAKAMGIARSGATSIISALEEQHLIERAPSPDGRAFALELSAAGRRALPDLIARAEEHDKALTGKLSREEVSLLKGLLARVRLEHAP; from the coding sequence ATGAAAGCTCGCAATCCACCGCGCTCCGATCCCGAGGGCGCACTCCTTAGTGGGGGCGTGCTCGACCGCCTGCTCGGCCACGCCATTCGACAAGCCAAGTTTAGGGTCCGAGATGCCTTTGCGGAGGCGATGATCGGCACGGGGCTCACAACGCAACGGTTCACCGCCCTAGTGCTCATCGCTGAGAATCCGGGCCTCAAGCAGATCGACATCGCCAAGGCCATGGGCATCGCTCGCTCGGGCGCCACCTCGATCATCAGCGCCCTGGAGGAGCAGCATTTGATTGAACGTGCGCCTTCACCCGATGGGCGCGCCTTCGCGTTGGAACTCTCTGCAGCAGGACGCCGCGCGCTTCCCGACTTGATCGCTCGGGCCGAAGAACACGACAAGGCGCTTACGGGAAAGCTCTCTCGTGAGGAAGTCAGCCTGTTGAAGGGGCTTTTGGCGCGCGTTAGACTTGAACACGCCCCATAA
- a CDS encoding STAS domain-containing protein, with amino-acid sequence MRTHHEGVDLVTWAPRGELTLPFVAAQHSELRALLASSSGVEIDLEAIDDVDLAGVQILLSARLSAAAQGKSLALTKAPTAAFSAVLERGGLLESGDLRSFWRLGREG; translated from the coding sequence ATGCGCACTCATCATGAGGGTGTTGATCTTGTCACTTGGGCTCCTCGCGGAGAGCTCACCCTGCCGTTCGTCGCCGCACAACATAGCGAACTTCGAGCGCTGCTCGCTTCGAGTTCAGGGGTCGAAATCGATCTCGAAGCGATCGACGACGTCGATCTCGCTGGTGTGCAGATTTTGCTGTCGGCACGCCTCAGCGCGGCTGCGCAAGGCAAATCTTTGGCCCTAACCAAGGCTCCAACCGCAGCATTTTCGGCCGTGCTTGAGCGAGGCGGCCTGCTGGAGTCTGGCGATCTTCGGAGCTTTTGGCGTTTGGGCAGGGAGGGCTGA